One genomic window of Fusarium fujikuroi IMI 58289 draft genome, chromosome FFUJ_chr01 includes the following:
- a CDS encoding related to integral membrane protein PTH11 gives MGIEEQFILLSLGLITIGVRMGVRIRQIGFGGWQLDDYLMPITGLIFTAETVAAYLVGAKFQGLTNSYMTDQERADIDMNGQEHYNRVWGSKIQVIGWSFYACILWCLKFCVTAFYGRLTSGLTHLKTRVTIAYIILGISYAVVALTILLSCQPFHHFWQVSPDPGLLCQPTKSPAYVLVVVIPNILTDIYLLSIPLPLLWGVNISLRRRLTLMLLFSGALFIMMAGTIRAVTILTAGPNGAVAGSQWACRETFVAIIVTNLPIIQPLIRKGASMIGLSVLFSRGTKSASQSHQLRSSEMGGSRFNTSRRRGPGSSHPLATVPQTTAWASDEHILPDAGKPAGAGGGIVVAQEISVQSEVTTEDDRGRRRGPEGNDWGYKTSVSRSP, from the exons ATGGGTATCGAGGAACAgttcatcctcctctcatTGGGGCTCATCACCATTGGAGTGAGAATGGGCGTGCGAATCCGACAGATTGGGTTTGGGGGATGGCAGTTGGATGATTACCTGATGCCCATCACTGGT CTTATCTTCACTGCAGAGACAGTTGCGGCGTATCTCGTCGGTGCCAAGTTCCAGGGCCTGACGAATAGTTACATGACGGATCAAGAACGCGCCGACATCGATATGAACGGGCAAGAACATTATAATCGGGTTTGGGGATCCAAGATTCAGGTCATAGGCTGGTCCTTTTATGCTTGCATTCTCTGGTGTCTCAAGTTTTGCGTCACTGCGTTCTATGGACGTCTTAC TTCTGGATTGACGCATCTCAAGACTCGAGTGACGATCGCATATATTATTCTCGGTATCTCATACGCTGTTGTTGCGCTTACAATTTTGCTGTCTTGTCAGCCTTTTCATCACTTTTGGCAAGTTTCGCCAGACCCTGGGCTACTCTGTCAACCGACCAAGTCACCAGCTTATGTGTTGGTCGTTGTTATTCCCAACATCTTGACGGACATCTACCTTCTTTCCATTCCGCTGCCT CTTCTCTGGGGCGTCAACATTAGTTTGCGGCGCAGACTCACGCTCATGCTGCTCTTCAGTGGTgccctcttcatcatgatggcggGTACAATTCGCGCCGTGACAATTCTCACA GCCGGTCCAAATGGCGCAGTCGCAGGAAGTCAATGGGCATGTCGCGAAACCTTTGTCGCAATAATCGTCACAAACCTGCCCATAATCCAACCCCTCATCCGCAAAGGCGCCAGCATGATCGGTCTCAGCGTGCTCTTCAGCCGCGGCACAAAATCCGCATCGCAGAGCCACCAGCTCCGCAGCAGCGAAATGGGCGGGAGCCGGTTCAACACTAGCCGCCGCCGCGGACCTGGTAGCTCGCACCCGCTAGCGACGGTTCCCCAGACCACGGCCTGGGCCAGCGACGAGCACATCCTCCCTGACGCTGGGAAACCTGCTGGGGCTGGGGGTGGTATCGTGGTTGCGCAGGAGATCAGCGTGCAGTCTGAGGTCACCACGGAGGATGATcgtgggaggaggagggggccCGAGGGGAACGACTGGGGGTACAAGACGAGTGTGTCAAGGAGTCCATAA
- a CDS encoding related to monocarboxylate transporter 2, whose protein sequence is MSQTSIELRQDPGREEGFASSGLDLTSTHENEVSSLPPVDGGKDAWLFLAASFMVEALTWGFPFAFGVFQDYYSTNAPFEGSSAIAVIGTCAMGIMYLGLPFTMSLQRLYPRQSRWSPMIGLFIMCIALALSSFSQNTTHLILTQGVLYAIGGSISYCPCILYMDEWFAKRKGFAFGIMWSGTGLAGFALPLLFEKFLYEYGFRTTLRIWAVSLFLLTLPLAYFIKPRLPYSATRHINPLKLGFALRRNFLLHQLANIAQALGFFLPGIYLPSYARTALGAGSFASALTVLLVNVASVFGCVAMGALTDRLHVTDCFMISAAGTTLSTFLLWGLSTSLPILYVFCIFYGIFAGSYTSAWTGIMQMVSSTPSNTRTSGTSFDPAMVLGVLSAGRGIGNIASGPLSGALIKGMPWQGQAAGGYGTGYGTLIVFTGATALASGATFVFRRVGWM, encoded by the exons ATGAGCCAAACCTCAATTGAGCTGCGTCAAGACCCCGGCCGTGAAGAGggctttgcttcttcaggtCTTGACCTCACGAGCACTCACGAAAATGAAGTTTCTTCTCTCCCGCCGGTAGATGGCGGGAAGGATGCTTGGTTATTCTTGGCGGCTTCTTTTATGGTTGAGGCTCTTACATGGG GCTTCCCTTTTGCGTTTGGTGTATTCCAAGACTACTACAGTACCAATGCCCCCTTTGAAGGTTCCTCAGCCATCGCCGTCATCGGTACTTGTGCAATG GGTATTATGTATCTCGGTCTTCCTTTCACAATGAGCCTCCAACGTCTCTACCCAAGACAAAGCCGCTGGTCTCCCATGATCGGCCTCTTCATAATGTGCATCGCCCTCGCCCTAAGCTCATTCTCACAAAACACAActcatctcattctcacCCAAGGCGTCCTCTACGCCATCGGTGGTTCCATCTCGTACTGTCCTTGTATTCTTTACATGGACGAATGGTTCGCCAAGCGTAAGGGCTTTGCGTTTGGGATAATGTGGTCTGGGACAGGCCTCGCGGGCTTTGCGTTGCCGCTTCTCTTTGAAAAGTTTCTTTACGAATACGGGTTTCGTACTACGTTGAGAATTTGGGCGGTTTCTCTGTTCTTGTTGACGTTGCCGTTGGCGTACTTCATCAAGCCGCGGTTGCCGTACTCTGCGACAAGACATATCAATCCTCTCAAGTTGGGCTTTGCTTTGAGGCGAAACTTTTTGCTTCATCAACTGGCTAACATTGCTCAAGCgctgggcttcttcttgcctggGATTTATCTGCCGTCGTACGCTCGGACTGCTCTTGGTGCTGGATCCTTTGCATCTGCTCTTACGGTTCTGCTCGTCAACGTCGCTTCAGTCTTTGGCTGCGTCGCCATGGGCGCTCTCACGGATCGATTACACGTTACAGACTGCTTCATGATTTCAGCAGCCGGTACAACACTGAGCACATTTCTCCTCTGGGGCTTGTCAACAAGCTTGCCCATCCTGTATGTCTTCTGCATCTTCTACGGCATCTTCGCCGGTTCATACACATCAGCCTGGACAGGTATCATGCAAAtggtatcatcaacaccttcCAACACCCGCACCAGCGGAACATCATTTGATCCCGCCATGGTACTAGGCGTCCTCTCAGCAGGACGGGGGATAGGAAACATAGCGTCTGGCCCGCTAAGTGGAGCGTTAATAAAGGGAATGCCGTGGCAGGGCCAAGCAGCAGGTGGATACGGAACGGGCTATGGCACGCTGATTGTATTTACCGGTGCCACGGCATTGGCCAGCGGCGCGACATTTGTCTTTAGAAGGGTTGGATGGATGTGA
- a CDS encoding related to alcohol oxidase: MASPFDFIVVGGGPAGSALAANLSGTAKKPSVLLLEAGGTNQDRNLRVDGQRWTTFLNQDMNWGYKTAPQEFANNRELDYSRGKGLGGSSAINFGVYSIGARDDYEEWARIVDDDAYRWDKIHGRYKSLETFHGELPEGVDKKYAAPKAEDHGSEGKLHVGYAGEWEKDLPPVLDLFEKAGFPLNPDHNSGNPLGMSVLINSSAKGRRSTANDLLEPKPENLTVLTDSTVQKVLLEGNKAIGVEVNGKKYLASKEVILSAGALNTPKILMHSGIGPKSQLEKFNIPVVKDVPRVGQGLRDHMFTPLVYTRKPGDTARDTFYGDKKAMDDALEQWRHDGTGPWTKFACELGIGWFKLDKLVKSDEFKALPAEEQEFLMKETVPHYEILTHFPIHWFIPQFPDSALNYSCILVFYYNAQSQGEVTLQSSDPNAPLRFDPKFLASPFDRRVAIESLRDAFRLVKHDGYAKDNVAMLAGPQGDSDDELLEHWKNTISSSWHMTGTTKMGKKGDPDAVVDSDFKVIGFEGLRIADMGVVPVLASCHIQSVAYVTGVTAAEKLIAEYNLA; encoded by the exons ATGGCTTCACCATTCGACTTTATCGTCGTAGGAG GCGGCCCAGCCGGCAGCGCCCTAGCAGCCAACCTTTCCGGCACCGCCAAGAAACCCTccgttcttctccttgaagcCGGCGGCACAAACCAAGACCGCAACCTGCGCGTCGACGGGCAGCGCTGGACCACTTTTCTTAACCAGGACATGAACTGGGGCTACAAGACAGCCCCCCAAGAGTTCGCCAACAACCGTGAGCTGGATTACTCTCGCGGTAAGGGACTCGGTGGTTCGAGCGCCATCAACTTTGGTGTTTATAGTATCGGCGCGAGAGATGATTATGAAGAGTGGGCGCGCATCGTAGACGATGATGCGTATCGCTGGGATAAGATCCATGGTCGGTACAAGAGTCTAGAGACATTTCATGGCGAGCTTCCTGAGGGCGTTGATAAGAAGTATGCTGCGCCCAAGGCGGAAGACCACGGTTCTGAGGGGAAGCTTCATGTTGGGTATGCTGGCGAGTGGGAGAAGGATCTCCCTCCTGTGCTGGATCTTTTTGAGAAAGCTGGGTTTCCGTTGAATCCTGATCACAATTCTGGAAATCCCTTGGGAATGTCGGTCTTGATCAACTCGAGTGCTAAGGGACGGAGATCAACTGCGAACGATCTCTTGGAGCCTAAGCCTGAAAATCTTACTGTTTTGACGGATTCAACAGTCCAGAAGGTTCTTTTGGAGGGCAACAAGGCTATTGGCGTTGAAGTCAATGGCAAGAAAT ACCTCGCCTCCAAAGAAGTCATCCTCTCCGCCGGAGCCCTCAACACCCCCAAGATCCTTATGCACTCCGGCATCGGTCCCAAATCCCAACTCGAAAAATTCAACATCCCCGTTGTCAAAGACGTCCCCCGCGTAGGCCAAGGTCTGCGCGACCACATGTTCACTCCCCTAGTCTACACCCGCAAACCAGGCGACACCGCGCGCGACACATTCTACGGCGACAAGAAAGCCATGGACGACGCCCTCGAGCAATGGCGCCACGACGGTACAGGCCCCTGGACCAAGTTTGCCTGCGAGTTGGGCATTGGCTGGTTCAAGCTTGATAAGCTTGTCAAGTCAGACGAGTTTAAGGCCCTACCGGCGGAGGAGCAGGAGTTTCTTATGAAGGAGACTGTGCCGCATTATGAGATTCTCACGCACTTTCCTATTCACTGGTTCATCCCTCAGTTTCCTGACTCTGCGCTTAATTACTCTTGTATTCTGGTCTTTTACTACAATGCGCAGAGTCAGGGAGAAGTTACGCTTCAGTCATCTGATCCGAACGCTCCGCTCAGGTTTGACCCCAAGTTCTTGGCTTCACCGTTTGATCGTCGTGTAGCTATTGAGTCACTCCGCGATGCTTTTAGGCTCGTCAAGCATGATGGCTATGCTAAAGATAATGTTGCTATGCTGGCAGGACCGCAGGGTGATTCggatgatgagcttttgGAGCACTGGAAGAATACTATTTCCTCGAGTTGGCATATGACCGGCACTACGAAGATGGGTAAGAAGGGAGATCctgatgctgttgttgatagTGACTTTAAGGTCATTGGATTCGAGGGTCTTCGTATTGCGGATATGGGTGTCGTTCCTGTTCTGGCGAGCTGTCATATTCAGTCTGTTGCTTACGTGACTGGTGTTACAGCTGCTGAGAAGCTTATTGCTGAGTATAATCTCGCATAG
- a CDS encoding related to acetylhydrolase has protein sequence MDPPTPKPRWLNPRPSSIFTRITTSLQPFAQYLRHIFRPRLTWRYVACSVIGVYVLYCFVTWQPFFSSRLPAYSGPHDVGAVDLEIPLEKPKRLSETLLKSTKKPAFEVESVLFTVYYPAVKGTRSKGALHSWVPKPLSLTAEGYARAAGVNNFIIRPIFTFALWVLVGSITIPAKVDVPLLGSDGEKFPVMVFSHGSVSSRTDYTHYLGELASRGHVIAALEHRDGSCPGSMVQIKNKKDRPVFLLKESDLISEPPMNDTLLKKEQLAFRTEEIMQAIRVLKDVNDGKGKDIFASSSRGEGSTLDGWKDRLDFKHLTINGHSYGATGALQALKTANTTAANPAIGGIALDPGKSSGQLNTNIPVPLLVVHSNSWSKTHSIFFGRPHFDTVLELVRGVRDKVGSAWFLTSIGTAHPSVTDAPLLQPLLLNFATGATADVKKALGEYVKVTMDFLEFTKTNKENGVLDEAVTHEKYGEWVSKEREKSFPKEYAKYWEVHVCPLDQDK, from the coding sequence ATGGATCCACCAACGCCTAAACCGCGCTGGCTCAATCCCCGACCTTCCAGCATCTTCACACGCATCACAACCTCTTTACAACCCTTCGCGCAATATCTCAGGCACATTTTCCGTCCGAGATTAACGTGGCGATATGTCGCGTGTTCTGTTATCGGCGTCTACGTGCTTTACTGCTTTGTAACATGGCAGccgttcttctcgtcgcGATTACCGGCTTATTCGGGTCCCCATGACGTAGGGGCCGTTGATCTGGAGATTCCGCTTGAGAAACCGAAGCGTTTGTCTGAGACGCTGCTGAAGAGCACGAAGAAGCCGgcgtttgaggttgagagtgTGCTGTTTACCGTGTATTACCCTGCTGTTAAGGGCACCAGGTCAAAGGGTGCGCTACATTCTTGGGTGCCGAAACCGCTGAGTCTTACAGCGGAGGGATATGCGCGCGCCGCGGGGGTGaacaacttcatcatccGACCCATCTTCACATTTGCGCTGTGGGTTCTCGTGGGCAGTATCACGATTCCCGCCAAAGTAGACGTCCCGCTCTTAGGATCTGACGGGGAGAAGTTTCCAGTCATGGTGTTTTCGCACGGGTCTGTGAGTTCGAGAACGGACTACACGCATTATCTCGGTGAACTCGCCAGTCGGGGTCACGTCATCGCTGCGCTTGAACATCGCGATGGAAGTTGTCCCGGTAGTATGgtccagatcaagaacaagaaggacagGCCTGTGTTCCTCTTGAAGGAAAGCGATCTCATTTCCGAGCCGCCTATGAACGATACGTTGCTCAAGAAAGAGCAGCTTGCGTTTCGCACGGAGGAGATCATGCAGGCTATTCGAGTCCTGAAGGATGTCAATGACGGTAAGGGCAAGGATATCTTCGCCTCGAGCTCCCGTGGCGAAGGCAGCacattggatggatggaaggATCGGTTGGACTTCAAGCATCTAACCATCAACGGCCATTCTTACGGCGCAACAGGCGCTCTCCAGGCCCTCAAAACAGCCAACACCACCGCTGCAAATCCCGCCATCGGCGGCATCGCTCTCGACCCTGGCAAATCCAGCGGtcaactcaacaccaacatcccCGTGCCTCTCCTCGTCGTACACTCCAACTCCTGGTCCAAAACCCACAGTATCTTCTTCGGCCGTCCTCACTTCGACACAGTTCTCGAGCTCGTCCGTGGCGTGCGCGACAAAGTCGGTTCAGCATGGTTTCTCACCAGCATTGGAACAGCCCATCCCAGTGTGACCGATGCACCCCTTCTACAGCCTTTACTGCTCAACTTTGCAACTGGCGCTACGGCGGATGTGAAGAAGGCGTTGGGGGAGTATGTCAAAGTCACGATGGACTTTTTGGAGTTTACAAAGACGAACAAAGAGAATGGCGTGCTGGATGAGGCGGTTACGCATGAGAAGTACGGGGAGTGGGTTAGCaaggagagggagaagagtTTTCCTAAGGAATATGCCAAGTATTGGGAGGTCCACGTCTGTCCACTCGATCAGGATAAGTAG
- a CDS encoding related to HNM1-Choline permease, which translates to MSAEGDKRSVDVQDAAYGINESSEHVDEKKGNAADRADMYRMGKTQEMTRNFRFLSIFGFSMILMASWEFSLSVSTIGLVNGGTAGLIWMFFVCWMGFLLVNTSMAEMASMAPTTGGQYHWVSEFAPPQYQKLISYLMGWMCVLGWQTSCASSAFIAGTQIQGLVVLNYPEYVPKPWHGTLLTIAVAAFSVVFNTLLARKLPLIEATVLVIHIFAFFGILVTLWVLSPRADATAVFTEFTDGGGWGSIGGSTLVGILAGVLPLLGADAAVHMSEELRDASRTLPKAMISTTVFNGAFGWIMVITYCFCIGNLEEVIASPTGYPFMQVFLNSIQSTSSATAMASFLVIMTGFSNLTMVATSSRQLFAFARDHAVPFSPWFSKVPTGWDVPINAILTTFLISSLLSLINIGSAVALNSITSLATTSLLSSYIVSIGCMIWRRSTNSPLLKSKFSLGRWGLAVNIVSEAFLIIIFVLAFMPGNPNPSPSEMNWSILIYGAVAVFSVGYYLFRGTHRYEGPVAYVRKLEQ; encoded by the exons ATGTCTGCTGAAGGCGATAAACGATCAGTCGACGTTCAAGATGCCGCGTATGGTATCAATGAGTCCAGCGAGCATgtcgacgagaagaagggtaACGCGGCGGATCGCGCTGACATGTACCGCATGGGAAAGACCCAAGAAATGACG AGAAACTTTCGTTTCTTAtccatctttggcttctctaTGATCCTCATGGCATCTTGGGAGTTCTCCCTCAG TGTCTCAACAATCGGTCTCGTCAACGGCGGCACAGCAGGTCTCATCTGGATGTTCTTCGTCTGCTGGATgggcttcctcctcgtcaacaCCTCCATGGCCGAAATGGCTTCAAT GGCTCCTACGACAGGAGGTCAATACCATTGGGTCTCCGAGTTCGCACCCCCGCAATACCAAAAGCTCATCAGCTACCTCATGGGTTGGATGTGTGTCCTCGGCTGGCAGACATCATGCGCCTCATCAGCCTTCATCGCGGGAACTCAGATCCAAGGCCTCGTGGTGCTGAACTACCCCGAATACGTTCCCAAGCCATGGCACGGAACACTGCTTACCATCGCGGTAGCTGCGTTCTCCGTTGTGTTCAACACCCTCTTGGCGAGAAAACTGCCGTTGATTGAAGCGACAGTTCTTGTCATTCAcatctttgccttcttcGGCATCTTGGTCACCCTTTGGGTTCTCTCACCGCGCGCTGATGCGACAGCTGTGTTTACCGAGTTCACCGATGGTGGAGGCTGGGGAAGTATCGGTGGTTCAACGCTCGTTGGTATTCTAGCGGGTGTTTTGCCGTTgcttggtgctgatgctgctgtGCACATGTCTGAGGAACTCCGTGATGCGAGCCGTACTCTACCAAAGGCTATGATCTCAACCACAGTCTTCAACGGTGCGTTTGGCTGGATCATGGTCATCACGTACTGCTTCTGCATCGGTAATCTTGAGGAGGTGATTGCTTCGCCAACAGGATATCCCTTCATGCAAGTCTTTTTGAACTCAATTCAGTCAACGAGTAGTGCTACAGCGATGGCGTCTTTCCTCGTTATCATGACTGGTTTCTCCAACCTTACCATGGTAGCCACATCGTCACGCCAACTCTTTGCTTTTGCACGAGATCACGCTGTTCCATTCAGCCCATGGTTTTCAAAGGTCCCTACAGGATGGGATGTACCTATCAATGCTATCCTGacgaccttcttgatctcgagtCTCCTGTCTCTTATCAACATTGGTTCAGCAGTAGCGCTCAACTCGATTACTTCGCTCGCAACAACATCTCTTCTATCGAGCTACATCGTTTCTATCGGCTGCATGATCTGGCGACGATCTACAAACAGTCCCCTTCTCAAGTCAAAGTTTAGTCTTGGTAGATGGGGTCTTGCTGTCAACATTGTCTCCGAAgccttcctcatcatcatcttcgtcctgGCCTTCATGCCTGGAAATCCCAACCCGTCCCCGTCAGAGATGAACTGGAGCATCCTCATCTACGGGGCTGTTGCAGTATTCTCTGTGGGATACTATTTATTCCGCGGAACCCACCGTTATGAAGGCCCTGTGGCATATGTCAGAAAGCTGGAACAGTAG